A section of the Primulina eburnea isolate SZY01 chromosome 1, ASM2296580v1, whole genome shotgun sequence genome encodes:
- the LOC140834879 gene encoding LOW QUALITY PROTEIN: protein ENHANCED DISEASE RESISTANCE 2-like (The sequence of the model RefSeq protein was modified relative to this genomic sequence to represent the inferred CDS: deleted 1 base in 1 codon): protein MAVSQSDGCRMEGWLHLIRSNRIGFQYPRKRYFVLQDHLLKSFRSVPISNDEDPVRSAIIDSCIRVTDNGRENIQRKAVFAFTLYNTTNPNDQLKLGAKSPEEAAKWIQSFQESALKPDQSQRNFEFSGSEPQSLRLNCSNKNSRSINWSVCLSSVSDAMTSDVVAPSPWKIFGCQNGLRLFKEAKDKEFHEQWDDHPAIMAVGVVDATSEAIFQTLMSLGPSRSEWDFCFDMGCVIEHADGHTDIVHKLLHRHWLPWGMKRRDLLLRRYWRREDDGTYVILYHSVFHQKCPPQRDYVRACLKSGGYVISPVNEGKRSVVKHMLAIDWKYWKSYLKTSSARSITISMLGRLSALRELFRAKLDCSPPDFSSNELMSSKSIQQNKNTLRVEVRTRQDNGYSKEDVEEEMIKTPSEHSSLMGLHDAADEFFDVSEPLEYESENGWPSDFGQETYSQDTRQPRLSTAAVFVKKLHDLAVQKKGYADLHEMSREDSLSCNYGSTLPKDSACNLLCSWTETDPSTFLIRGKTYLDDRTKIKAKGTLMEMVGADWLRSDKREDDLGGRPGGIVQKYAAKGGPEFFLVINIQVPGSTTYNLVLYYMMRTPLENAPLLESFVNGDDTYRNPRFKLIPYISKGSWIVKQSVGKKACLIGQALEINYVRGKNYLELGIDIGSSTVARGVVSLVLGYLNNLVIEMAFLIQANTPEELPEYLIGTCRLNHLDVSKSILVKP from the exons ATGGCTGTATCACAGAGCGATGGTTGCAGAATGGAGGGGTGGTTGCATTTGATTCGCTCCAATCGGATTGGGTTTCAGTATCCAAGAAAACGCTACTTCGTTCTTCAAGATCACCTGCTCAAGAGCTTCAGATCTGTTCCGATCTCTAATGATGAG GATCCTGTTAGAAGTGCTATTATCGATTCCTGCATAAGGGTGACTGACAATGGGAGAGAGAACATTCAAAGAAAG GCCGTTTTTGCTTTCACTCTTTATAACACAACTAATCCCAATGATCAACTGAAG TTAGGAGCAAAGAGTCCTGAAGAAGCTGCAAAATGGATCCAGTCCTTCCAGGAGTCAGCATTGAAG CCTGATCAGAGTCaaagaaattttgaattttctgGGAGTGAGCCACAGTCATTGAG GCTAAACTGTTCCAATAAGAATTCACGATCTATAAACTGGAGTGTCTGTTTGTCTTCTGTCAGTGATGCTATGACA TCTGATGTGGTTGCACCATCACCCTGGAAAATTTTTGGTTGCCAGAACG GTCTAAGATTATTTAAAGAAGCTAAGGATAAAGAATTTCATGAGCAG TGGGATGATCATCCTGCAATAATGGCTGTTGGTGTAGTGGACGCAACTTCTGAGGCTATTTTCCAAACCCTTATGTCTCTTGGTCCTTCAAGATCAGA GTGGGATTTCTGTTTCGATATGGGTTGTGTGATTGAACATGCTGACGGTCATACCGATATAGTTCACAAGCTTCTACATCGTCATTGGCTTCCATG GGGCATGAAACGAAGAGATCTTTTGTTACGGCGTTATTGGCGAAGAGAGGATGATGGTACCTATG TCATTCTGTACCATTCAGTCTTTCACCAGAAGTGTCCACCTCAAAGGGATTATGTACGCGCCTGTCTTAAAA GTGGAGGGTACGTTATATCTCCAGTGAATGAAGGAAAACGTTCAGTGGTGAAGCATATGCTTGCTATTGATTGGAAATACTGGAAATCATATTTAAAGACATCATCTGCCAGATCTATTACGATAAGCATGCTGGGGAGACTTTCTG CCTTGCGGGAGCTCTTTAGAGCAAAGTTAGATTGTTCGCCACCTGATTTCTCATCAAATGAGTTGATGAGCAGCAAGAGCATACAGCAGAATAAAAACACATTGAGGGTTGAAGTTCGAACTAGGCAGGACAATGGGTACAGTAAGGAGGATGTGGAGGAAGAAATGATTAAGACGCCTTCTGAACATTCAAGTTTAATGGGATTACATGACGCAGCAGATGAATTTTTTGATGTTTCAGAACCTCTTGAGTACGAGTCAGAAAATGGTTGGCCTTCCGACTTTGGTCAAGAAACTTACTCACAG GATACACGTCAACCCAGACTGTCAACTGCTGCTGTCTTTGTAAAAAAATTGCATGATCTTGCAG TTCAAAAGAAGGGTTATGCTGATTTGCATGAGATGTCAAGGGAAGACAGCTTGTCATGCAACTATGGTTCCACTCTTCCAAAGGATTCGGCCTGTAATTTGCTCTGTAGTTGGACAGAAACAGATCCGTCGACATTTCTGATTCGTGGGAAGACATATTTGGATGACAGAACGAAG ATTAAGGCGAAAGGTACCTTGATGGAAATGGTAGGCGCTGATTGGTTGAGATCTGACAAGCGAGAAGATGATCTTGGAGGCCGTCCTGGGGGTATTGTTCAG AAATATGCTGCTAAGGGGGGTCCCGAATTTTTCTTAGTCATAAACATACAG GTCCCAGGTTCAACGACATATAACCTTGTGTTGTACTATATGATGAGGACTCCTTTAGAAAATGCTCCTTTGCTTGAGAGTTTTGTCAATGGAGATGATACTTACAGAAATCCAAGATTCAAGCTCATACCATACATCTCCAAG GGTTCATGGATAGTCAAACAGAGCGTCGGAAAAAAGGCATGTCTGATTGGTCAAGCATTAGAAATTAATTATGTTCGCGGAAAGAACTACTTGGAG CTTGGGATTGACATTGGCTCGTCTACTGTTGCACGAGGTGTGGTCAGCCTTGTTCTAGGTTACCTGAACAATCTGGTCATTGAGATGGCATTTCTAATACAG GCTAATACACCAGAAGAGCTACCTGAATATCTCATTGGAACATGTCGTCTCAATCATTTGGACGTCTCCAAATCCATACTAGTGAAACCATAA
- the LOC140834887 gene encoding protein-tyrosine sulfotransferase isoform X2: MSTRFRHSILIFSIKETVSAITDNYEQCEHIVKKWASSSLDSDVLGDKHELRDLLFFLHIPRTGGRTYLHCFLKKLYSNSLECPRSYDKLRFNPRKSNCRLLSTHDDYSMISKFPKEKISVVTILRNPIDRIFSTYEFSVEVAARFLIHPNLTSVARMVKRVRGKTSGVSTLDIWPWKYLVPWMREDLFARRDARKLKTGAYLATNNPYDMEDILMPLHEYINNPISQDIIHNGATFQIVGLTNNSYFVEAHGIRHCVFKHKSLGEYVLKVAKKRLDDMLYVGLTEKHRESATMFANVVGAQVISQHLASGSNADVASNDDSEQSSSLSDAQHGANNQGNDAHQMLKNISSTRQDEVGHKNLTVGKLMEAYESCISTLRNTQAERRVNSLKRISPANLTKEARLMVPEALIQEITLLNSLDVELYNYAHDIFTKQQTHMMQSMAYAEKVESTFNSSAYADFYGPPSWKFPSLLAISGFLLFLFIFIFLSSRRTSKVKL, encoded by the exons ATGAGCACGAGATTTCGGCACTCTATACTTATTT TTTCTATCAAAGAAACAGTATCTGCCATAACTGATAATTATGAGCAGTGCGAACATATTGTCAAGAAGTGGGCATCGTCTTCCCTTGATTCTGATGTTTTAGGTGACAAACATGAATTGCGTGACCTGCTATTTTTTCTTCATATACCTCGAACAGGAGGGCGAACTTATCTCCACTG TTTCCTGAAGAAGCTTTACTCGAACTCCCTGGAATGCCCCCGGTCTTATGATAAGTTAAGGTTTAATCCAAG AAAATCCAATTGTCGATTGTTAAGTACCCATGATGACTATAGTATGATTTCCAAATTTCCCAAGGAGAAAATTTCAGTGGTGACAATACTTAGAAATCCAATTGACCGTATTTTTAGCACCTATGAATTTTCTGTGGAAGTGGCTGCTAGGTTTTTGATTCATCCTAACTTAACATCTGTGGCAAGAATGGTTAAACGTGTGCGTGGCAAGACATCTGGAGTAAGCACACTAGATATCTGGCCTTGGAAATATTTGGTTCCTTGGATGAGGGAAGATCTGTTTGCTCGG AGGGATGCTAGAAAGCTTAAAACAGGTGCTTATTTAGCAACCAATAACCCATATGACATGGAAGACATCTTGATGCCTCTACATGAGTACATTAACAACCCTATTTCCCAGGACATTATTCACAATGGGGCCACTTTCCAG ATTGTAGGTCTCACAAACAACTCTTATTTTGTGGAGGCACATGGTATTCGTCATTGTGTATTCAAGCATAAGAGCCTGGGCGAATATGTGCTTAAAGTTGCAAAG AAGAGGTTGGATGATATGCTATATGTTGGACTCACTGAGAAACATAGAGAATCGGCCACTATGTTTGCAAATGTCGTTGGTGCACAAGTGATATCTCAACACTTAGCATCGGGCTCCAATGCAGATGTTGCAAGTAATGATGATTCAG AACAGAGCTCCTCACTTTCCGATGCACAACATGGTGCTAATAATCAA GGCAATGATGCTCATCAAATGCTAAAGAATATTTCCTCAACCAGACAGGATGAAGTGGGGCACAAAAAT CTTACCGTGGGGAAACTTATGGAAGCATAtgaatcctgtatttcaacctTAAGAAACACCCAAGCAGAGCGACGTGTAAATTCTCTGAAGCGAATTTCTCCTGCAAACCTCACTAAAGAG GCTCGTCTTATGGTTCCGGAAGCACTCATCCAGGAAATTACTTTACTCAACAGCTTAGATGTAGAACTCTATAACTATGCTCATGACATTTTTACTAAGCAGCAAACACATATGATGCAAAGCATGGCTTATGCT GAGAAGGTGGAAAGCACCTTCAATTCAAGTGCATATGCCGACTTTTATGGGCCCCCTTCTTGGAAATTCCCGTCTTTATTAGCCATTTCCGGGTTTTTGTTGTTTCTGTTCATATTTATTTTCCTAAGTTCCAGAAGAACATCAAAAGTCAAATTATGA
- the LOC140834887 gene encoding protein-tyrosine sulfotransferase isoform X1 → MVYFKLGIILLLLLSVSIKETVSAITDNYEQCEHIVKKWASSSLDSDVLGDKHELRDLLFFLHIPRTGGRTYLHCFLKKLYSNSLECPRSYDKLRFNPRKSNCRLLSTHDDYSMISKFPKEKISVVTILRNPIDRIFSTYEFSVEVAARFLIHPNLTSVARMVKRVRGKTSGVSTLDIWPWKYLVPWMREDLFARRDARKLKTGAYLATNNPYDMEDILMPLHEYINNPISQDIIHNGATFQIVGLTNNSYFVEAHGIRHCVFKHKSLGEYVLKVAKKRLDDMLYVGLTEKHRESATMFANVVGAQVISQHLASGSNADVASNDDSEQSSSLSDAQHGANNQGNDAHQMLKNISSTRQDEVGHKNLTVGKLMEAYESCISTLRNTQAERRVNSLKRISPANLTKEARLMVPEALIQEITLLNSLDVELYNYAHDIFTKQQTHMMQSMAYAEKVESTFNSSAYADFYGPPSWKFPSLLAISGFLLFLFIFIFLSSRRTSKVKL, encoded by the exons ATGGTTTACTTTAAGCTGGGGATAATCCTGTTGCTTCTTTTATCTG TTTCTATCAAAGAAACAGTATCTGCCATAACTGATAATTATGAGCAGTGCGAACATATTGTCAAGAAGTGGGCATCGTCTTCCCTTGATTCTGATGTTTTAGGTGACAAACATGAATTGCGTGACCTGCTATTTTTTCTTCATATACCTCGAACAGGAGGGCGAACTTATCTCCACTG TTTCCTGAAGAAGCTTTACTCGAACTCCCTGGAATGCCCCCGGTCTTATGATAAGTTAAGGTTTAATCCAAG AAAATCCAATTGTCGATTGTTAAGTACCCATGATGACTATAGTATGATTTCCAAATTTCCCAAGGAGAAAATTTCAGTGGTGACAATACTTAGAAATCCAATTGACCGTATTTTTAGCACCTATGAATTTTCTGTGGAAGTGGCTGCTAGGTTTTTGATTCATCCTAACTTAACATCTGTGGCAAGAATGGTTAAACGTGTGCGTGGCAAGACATCTGGAGTAAGCACACTAGATATCTGGCCTTGGAAATATTTGGTTCCTTGGATGAGGGAAGATCTGTTTGCTCGG AGGGATGCTAGAAAGCTTAAAACAGGTGCTTATTTAGCAACCAATAACCCATATGACATGGAAGACATCTTGATGCCTCTACATGAGTACATTAACAACCCTATTTCCCAGGACATTATTCACAATGGGGCCACTTTCCAG ATTGTAGGTCTCACAAACAACTCTTATTTTGTGGAGGCACATGGTATTCGTCATTGTGTATTCAAGCATAAGAGCCTGGGCGAATATGTGCTTAAAGTTGCAAAG AAGAGGTTGGATGATATGCTATATGTTGGACTCACTGAGAAACATAGAGAATCGGCCACTATGTTTGCAAATGTCGTTGGTGCACAAGTGATATCTCAACACTTAGCATCGGGCTCCAATGCAGATGTTGCAAGTAATGATGATTCAG AACAGAGCTCCTCACTTTCCGATGCACAACATGGTGCTAATAATCAA GGCAATGATGCTCATCAAATGCTAAAGAATATTTCCTCAACCAGACAGGATGAAGTGGGGCACAAAAAT CTTACCGTGGGGAAACTTATGGAAGCATAtgaatcctgtatttcaacctTAAGAAACACCCAAGCAGAGCGACGTGTAAATTCTCTGAAGCGAATTTCTCCTGCAAACCTCACTAAAGAG GCTCGTCTTATGGTTCCGGAAGCACTCATCCAGGAAATTACTTTACTCAACAGCTTAGATGTAGAACTCTATAACTATGCTCATGACATTTTTACTAAGCAGCAAACACATATGATGCAAAGCATGGCTTATGCT GAGAAGGTGGAAAGCACCTTCAATTCAAGTGCATATGCCGACTTTTATGGGCCCCCTTCTTGGAAATTCCCGTCTTTATTAGCCATTTCCGGGTTTTTGTTGTTTCTGTTCATATTTATTTTCCTAAGTTCCAGAAGAACATCAAAAGTCAAATTATGA
- the LOC140834887 gene encoding protein-tyrosine sulfotransferase isoform X3: MVYFKLGIILLLLLSVSIKETVSAITDNYEQCEHIVKKWASSSLDSDVLGDKHELRDLLFFLHIPRTGGRTYLHCFLKKLYSNSLECPRSYDKLRFNPRMVKRVRGKTSGVSTLDIWPWKYLVPWMREDLFARRDARKLKTGAYLATNNPYDMEDILMPLHEYINNPISQDIIHNGATFQIVGLTNNSYFVEAHGIRHCVFKHKSLGEYVLKVAKKRLDDMLYVGLTEKHRESATMFANVVGAQVISQHLASGSNADVASNDDSEQSSSLSDAQHGANNQGNDAHQMLKNISSTRQDEVGHKNLTVGKLMEAYESCISTLRNTQAERRVNSLKRISPANLTKEARLMVPEALIQEITLLNSLDVELYNYAHDIFTKQQTHMMQSMAYAEKVESTFNSSAYADFYGPPSWKFPSLLAISGFLLFLFIFIFLSSRRTSKVKL, translated from the exons ATGGTTTACTTTAAGCTGGGGATAATCCTGTTGCTTCTTTTATCTG TTTCTATCAAAGAAACAGTATCTGCCATAACTGATAATTATGAGCAGTGCGAACATATTGTCAAGAAGTGGGCATCGTCTTCCCTTGATTCTGATGTTTTAGGTGACAAACATGAATTGCGTGACCTGCTATTTTTTCTTCATATACCTCGAACAGGAGGGCGAACTTATCTCCACTG TTTCCTGAAGAAGCTTTACTCGAACTCCCTGGAATGCCCCCGGTCTTATGATAAGTTAAGGTTTAATCCAAG AATGGTTAAACGTGTGCGTGGCAAGACATCTGGAGTAAGCACACTAGATATCTGGCCTTGGAAATATTTGGTTCCTTGGATGAGGGAAGATCTGTTTGCTCGG AGGGATGCTAGAAAGCTTAAAACAGGTGCTTATTTAGCAACCAATAACCCATATGACATGGAAGACATCTTGATGCCTCTACATGAGTACATTAACAACCCTATTTCCCAGGACATTATTCACAATGGGGCCACTTTCCAG ATTGTAGGTCTCACAAACAACTCTTATTTTGTGGAGGCACATGGTATTCGTCATTGTGTATTCAAGCATAAGAGCCTGGGCGAATATGTGCTTAAAGTTGCAAAG AAGAGGTTGGATGATATGCTATATGTTGGACTCACTGAGAAACATAGAGAATCGGCCACTATGTTTGCAAATGTCGTTGGTGCACAAGTGATATCTCAACACTTAGCATCGGGCTCCAATGCAGATGTTGCAAGTAATGATGATTCAG AACAGAGCTCCTCACTTTCCGATGCACAACATGGTGCTAATAATCAA GGCAATGATGCTCATCAAATGCTAAAGAATATTTCCTCAACCAGACAGGATGAAGTGGGGCACAAAAAT CTTACCGTGGGGAAACTTATGGAAGCATAtgaatcctgtatttcaacctTAAGAAACACCCAAGCAGAGCGACGTGTAAATTCTCTGAAGCGAATTTCTCCTGCAAACCTCACTAAAGAG GCTCGTCTTATGGTTCCGGAAGCACTCATCCAGGAAATTACTTTACTCAACAGCTTAGATGTAGAACTCTATAACTATGCTCATGACATTTTTACTAAGCAGCAAACACATATGATGCAAAGCATGGCTTATGCT GAGAAGGTGGAAAGCACCTTCAATTCAAGTGCATATGCCGACTTTTATGGGCCCCCTTCTTGGAAATTCCCGTCTTTATTAGCCATTTCCGGGTTTTTGTTGTTTCTGTTCATATTTATTTTCCTAAGTTCCAGAAGAACATCAAAAGTCAAATTATGA
- the LOC140834916 gene encoding CASP-like protein 5A2 yields the protein MNVSQGAVHPVEAPPPQTEGAANVPLPRVRMRDLQGMPGTVGGWVLRVCQFLFAVVALTVMATTSDFPSVTAFCYLVAAAGLQCMWSLILSIVDAYALLVGRRLQSSRVVSLFAVGDGVTSTLTFAAACASAGITVLIGNDLGACGKNHCAQFETATAMAFLSWFAALPSFLLNFWSLASR from the exons ATGAATGTCAGCCAGGGGGCGGTGCATCCAGTGGAAGCGCCGCCGCCGCAGACGGAGGGTGCAGCTAATGTGCCGCTTCCGCGAGTGAGGATGAGGGATCTCCAAGGGATGCCGGGGACAGTGGGGGGTTGGGTGTTGCGAGTGTGCCAGTTTTTGTTCGCAGTTGTGGCGCTTACGGTCATGGCAACCACGAGTGACTTTCCTTCCGTCACCGCCTTCTG CTACCTGGTTGCTGCTGCTGGCTTGCAGTGCATGTGGAGCCTTATCCTATCAATTGTAGATGCTTATGCACTTCTTGTGGGACGTCGCTTGCAGAGTTCTAGAGTTGTTAGCCTATTTGCTGTTGGTGATGGG GTGACATCGACCCTAACATTTGCTGCAGCCTGTGCATCTGCTGGCATCACCGTTCTAATCGGCAATGATCTTGGGGCATGTGGAAAGAATCATTGCGCACAGTTTGAAACTGCCACGGCTATGGCCTTCCTTAGCTGGTTTGCTGCCTTGCCATCTTTTTTGTTGAATTTCTGGTCATTGGCATCACGATGA